The following is a genomic window from Cinclus cinclus chromosome 7, bCinCin1.1, whole genome shotgun sequence.
GGTCATAAACATGGCACATACAGAGATAGCTTATTTCAAGGCACCACCACAGCAGAGTGGCCAGTTGTTCTACTATATGCCCAGAGAAAGAACACTTCTTCCTGAAATTtacaaaactatttaaaaaaaaacaaacaaagaaaaaacaatttgtACCCAAAACATgtgctcttaaaaaaatatgaactgTGCTAAGCAACTCTTAAATTTGGTATCTCCTAgatgtgtatacatatatacatacacacaccaGAGGAGCATGCGTGTATATAGATAGCAAGCTATGTTCCCTTTCAACTTGTAAGGCTTCAGGAGGCAGTTCCCACATTCAGTAACTTTCTAGCTTCAGACGACCTCCATCTCCTTCACTCACAAAACGCTTTCTGCCCCTGTAAGAAAGTAGAAAGTATCTTTTCAGTAATTTAGAGTAgcattgctttgttttttctcactGAGAGAAACCTCTTGGGTCTTAGAAGTCAAATATAAAGTGTGAGTTCAGCAGGGTTAGCAGTGATCACAGTGTCAGCTCAGCTGCTTAAAAATGCTTGTTTGGAAACCTAGGGATGGTGGTTTTCTACTTAAAACTGAAGTACACAAACCAAAAACGCCTCTCAACATATAACTGGTAACCAAAGTAGAATCAAGCTTTTGATGCAGTGATGACTCTCAACCCTCCCACACACCCAAAACCTGCAAAACATTTGAtaccaacacacacacagttttagGTGTGAAGTCCACAAATGGAGGCTGTTCTTGATAAAGATGCTAACATTCCAAGATCCAAATTTATCACAAGCTGTCAAGATGGTTTAAAAACTCtaacaaaacacccaaaatagAAAAGACCTGTCAAATAACTAGTATTCCCAATGCATAAAACTGCAAATAATAGTTTTAACATcctatttaaaatgttaaatatattcCCCAGAAGAAATGAAACTTACTAACAGTTTTGTGACCAGTAAGGAGGTAACAGCACACTGATCACATACAGCTCACATAGTATTATTTTTGCTAGGAGTAACCAAGCCataacaaaccaaaaccattaTACGATTCACAGGACAGATGTGAGGAATGGAGTGTGCAGAACTTATCCCATATTTGTCTCCGGTTcctttttatataaatattaggACTGGTTGTCTCGTCTTAGAATTCTACTTACACTGTTTGGTAAGTTTAAaccatttttaaagaattttttttcccatttccccagcacagctgacagCTTTCCACTGTCACCTACAtggaccattgtgacacctggaTCTTCCAGCTTGGTGCTGCACTGATTTCTACTGAGCAAACTGGAAAACTAGAGGAGAGGCAGCCTGTATTCTCTGGAGAGCACTGAGGGGTGCTGCCTGGGATTCACAGGAGGCTCAAGTATTTATCCCAGCCTCAAAAGGCTTCACATCAGTGCAGCTTCTTAATACACGTTTTACCAGCCCAGCTGTTTGTCCATCCTTCAGTTTTCACTTCCAATCAGTAACACTTTGGTCCTAAGATGCTGCTCTCTGTAACCTGTGATAGGAACGAAGAGCAGTGCCTTTGCCTATCCACAATCAAAAAAGTACCTTGAAGGGCAGAGGTCTCTCAGTGGTTTGGAGATGATTCCAGCCTGAAAGCATTCCTCTACAAAACGCTCGAGCACAGAATAGGAGTGTGGCACATCCAGGTTAATGTCTGGGATTTCACAGTAAACTCGTTCATAGCCCTGCAGTGTAAGGATTCAAATAACCTTCAGgttattctattattttattacagTGTTTTTAAATACTCTTCTGCATTCCAAAGGACTTTATAAATATGGTTTCACAAACCTAAACATTGCAGTTACAAGTCAGTAGAGAAATAAGGTATATAATATCAGCCCATACCATGGCAGTATACAAATATCTATCTACATAAAAACACAACCTGAATTTTTAACTTCTAAAGAAGTCAGAAATCCAGACAGTATGAAATCTGTATGTTAGCTTGCCTTTACTACATAGGTAGTaacatgggaagaaaattagTAGGTCTTCTATGtaagtgaaaacaaaatgtgGCCACAAATGACCAACAAAAGTATATGCAGCAGGGGAGAAACTGGGGACAGCCAGAGACGACTTCATCACTTCACACCAGCAACACAGCTGGGTCAATTTTTATATGTGTTCACGTGATCCCCAGTCTGCCCTGGGACAGAACTGCTGTCCTGTACTCATCCTGAGAAGTAAAGTCACAGATAATTCCAACTGTACAAAATATTGGTTGTTATACTGCTCTACTTGACACTTGTAATTAGTAGGCCTTTATTGTACTACTTCAGTTACAAAGAATTACCagataaaaagacaaatttaaaaGATTAAGCAATATTGCAGTATTTTAGATGATTAGTTTTAACCATTTAACTGCATAAAGGCAGCTGGACATTTTGGAAGACCTTATGCAAAGTCCTCTAAATGCCATACTTACTCTTTTCATTTGGTCCACAGTAATGACAGAAGACTTCCACAGAGTTTTCAACAAATCCAGTAtcattttaaaggtcttttctcCAGTTGACTCCAAAACCAGTACAATGGCCTAAAACAAATCATGCAAGTGTTTTGactaaaatgaaaacactgcttCAGGTACAAGGTGTGTGACCATATGAAATACAAAAAGGAATGAATGCATTATTATTAATTCTCTGGGAGGAAAAGCCCATTTGCTACATGCACTCACAATTtcagtttattattattattataaaacaaaaactgaTGAAAAATTCTTTGGATAAGATAAAAGGTATGAAAAACCAGAAAGGATTAGACAGAATGAAAAGCATTGCCTTTCTGTCTCTGGTTTCAGCACTATATGCATATGGCTGCTGCAGTACAGATGGCAATTAATTGATTTTGTATCCATGAGGTTTTAATTCGGCATCCATGGGGGTTTCTTAGCTGTGATTTTAGAAGGACTCAGATGCTTAAAATCTACAATACTGCACAACCCCCACCAACTGAAATGATTCTGTAGTTCTATTGTGAAGGAATTTTCTGTAACAAGTTCGTAGATTGTGGGTGTTCAGCTTCATTGGTAAACAACCATTTCCCAATTTGGCAGATAAAAGAGTACAAATGGGAACATCTTCCATATAGGATGGGTCTGAAATATATAAGCTTTTACAAATGTGCTGGCTgaaacaatcccaccctgaaaAAGGAAGCTCTATAAACTTAACAAAAACAGGTAACACCCATTAGAATACCCAGATATCTGAAACTAGGAGGaaataaaacaccaaaacaaagcatggggggcttttttttgttgttgctggtgTTGCTATTCctcagcagaaaataaacagaactcttattttcaggaattttatAATAATCTGAATTCAACTATTTAACCCCCAAAAACTACCTCTGGATCTTCCCAGAATCAGCAACAACTTGCGTGTTGCACAATGCACACACAAATGAGCACACAAACCATTAACTTTACATGAAACAATTTAGTTATTCAAATAACAACAAGCAACCTAAGCTTCAGCTGCCAGTTATATTATTTGCATGCCCACATCAAAATACCAACAATTATTAAAGGGACTCTGATTTCTCCTTACTTCATATACAAGTTCATGATGAAAATGGGGTACTTCCAGTTCCTGAAGGCAGCGTTCTGCTTCCAATACATCTCCAGAAAGCAAATACTCTTTCAGCAACATATCAAtctattaaattttaaaacaaagaccCAACACTAATTAGATACAAAATTTGAAAGCTGTCAACTATTTCAATAATCCACTGTCAACCCAGCCACAAGTTAGTTCCTCAAACTTGCTGCCAATGCTTTTACAGATGTAATTAAATTCAGGCATTAATTACATGGAGACGTTATCAGGAACCTGAAATACAGTGTAAGCCAAATACCGATCCACAGTGTTGATACAGAAGCACCAAAATCATTGTTTTATAAGGTGTGTCACCATAAAAGGTGAATATGGGTGTCTTTTAAGTTTATCCTCTCCCTCGAATGCCTCCTCCTATCATCTGTTGCACTCCCAACCTAGAAATGACAACATGAACTTCTCCTTTAGACCTGCTTACTTTATAGTATGCATCTCTAAagatttctgtttcttcctctctctttttttcagttagTACTGTGCCTTTGATCagcaacaccaaaaaaataatagtttatCTAGTTTAGGCAGTTTCATCTTGGTTCTTTTAATTACTTCATCACTTTATACTGTGAGGTTTAACTTAAAGAGCTGAATGCTTATAAGTTTTgcttaaagcaaaaataaacatgtaATTCCAATACAGGATGTTGTATGAGCATGCTCCCACCAGTGACAAATACTACAAAATCACCAAAATCATCTCCATCAGTTCTATTACTTTGTTTAAATCAATTACATAAAAAAGAAGGTCCaagcaacaaaagaaaaccaacactCGTGACCTAAGACATATTTTAATACAGGATACACGTCTCTCTTCTCTCTACCCCAAACAAAGCTTAGACCAAGAGCCAGCTGGAGAGAGGGGAGTTTTGCCATTACCTCTTTGACCAGGTGTTTGACAGACTGCTGGCCCCCTCCTGCCCCCCAGACGCTGTCGATGCGCTTTCCTCCCTTGCTCATGCTCAGCAGTACCGTCGCTCGGTCCAGCGCAGCTCTGAAGGCAAAGTCAGTGCTTAAAACCCCTTAAAACTTACAGAACTTCATTAAATGCATCTGCAACTTCTCCTCATACAAAGCTACCAGATCTTTGGGAAGAACTCAGGGTTATCAACTGCACAGGGACCGTCTGGATCATAAAACCAGCAAATAAGCTGCCCGCATTGTCTTTCTGTCACCCTTATGCTCCTGCTCATACCAAGGACAGGTTACAATCCTCAGTCTGATGCCAGTAGATTAAATCACCAATGCGGAAGCTGAAACATCctcacagaaaaacagctgaataTTTTCTTATGCAGAAGTGGATTGTATCCAGACTCCTCTACAAATGCTGCTTGGCAGGTGGATCTCAAACTAGAAAGGTCTGAGTTGCTGCCACACTCAAAACGGTTTTCTACTGAAATACTATTTTCCGTTTGGGTCTGAAGAATTATGAAACCTTTAGAATTTAAGCCaaagaaaacacttcagaaGGTAAATATGTAGCTGGAAAAATAGCACAAGCTAGAGGTGCTTGCCAGTTtattgaaaaaaagaatttaaaagggaagtaaggtgaaaaaaaagcagtttgggATACAGTATGTACCATCCGTGTAAAGGCTGAACAGTTGTCCCAGTCCTCATGCTGGGGGCAAGCCAATAACAATAACTCTATTCACCAAGATTTAATGAGCAGGAAAGACTGGCCAAGAAATAACAAAGGCAGCAAGCATCCCAGATGTGCAGAATGCAGGCTACAATCCTTCAAATCACAGGACACATTTATATAAGTGACAGACAATTTTCTCAATTTGAGCTCCCCAAGGTAGGCAGCCAAGAACTGCTCTTCCTTCTGAAAGTGCCCAACAATAATCATTGCAAATGCAGCTTCGGGAAGAAACAGGAGTTCAGCACCTCCATATTAAGCCTGAAACATACACTTATGGgggtaagaaaaataaaacatgactCATTATTAAAACATCCCTCTTTGTCAGAGATTGCTTCTTCAAACTTCTCACACTGACATGGAAAACAATTGTCCTTCTTGACAAACAGAGTACAGAGAAAGTCTCGGAAATCCCTGCACAAGCTTCAAACCTCTGTAAGGCAAAACAGTTAATCCCTTGTGTATTTCACAACATATTTACAGCAGCTGTCCTGATGCTATATTTACCCATTAATCACATTAAAGCTTTTTCTAAGACAAAACATTCTATAACCACTTCTTTTTCCAGCTCATTTTTCACCCTCAAACATAAGATGGACAATAAACCTGACAAACTGAATGCAAATGtattaatacatttttcagaACTCAGTACTTCTCTGACTTAAGTATTTCTGGATTTTGCTAGTTTTGTTGCAGatttagtggggttttttttatttcaaataaaaaaaaaaaaggaagttaaaGAACTGTATGCTGCATGATTTATTCTGAAGCTGTAAATTCCTGATCATCATCTTTGACATCTGGAATAGAAAACTCTCTCTATATAGAAAGCAAGGAAATTACCGAGCTTGGACACAATCCACAGTGCCTTTGTAGCCATCTATGTAGGTACTGCTTAGGATCCCATCTCCAACAGCTCTAGCAATGAACTGGCCCACCAACTGCAACAAAACAGaaggattttttaattaaatgctgaATTTCAAAGAAGTTCTAAGTAGATAATTATAATGTGCCtggttttctgattttatttaaatgagcTGTTTCAAAGTGAAAACACAGCCTGGGTAATTGGGAGAGGATTACAGACAGTAAGAAAATCAAtagatatttttcaaaacatggAGTCTATTTCAGTTTATTTGATCTATTTTAGCCACAAAAAGCTTTTGACTACTGGCATAAGGATTTACAAATATACCTGCGGTGCCCTGGGAGAATCCAACACCAATTCAGGTAGTTCTTTGAGCAGTCTATCAAAGGATTTTTCCACATCAGTTTTGCTTACTACTGTCCCACAAAGGTCGGAGATAAGCTTAGATGTCATTTCCCTGTGACTAGCCTTCCCCTCTAATGCCAAGGAAACAGCCAGCACTGGCACACTGTATTTCATCTCACCAAGGTTTAAATTCTTCAGCATCTCCTagataacatttaaaaacaaaacaatgagatttcataatttttattatttaaatatataaacagacctcaaatatttatgtatttatacaaTTACATATATGCTTCTGCTCATGTAATTAATATAACTGCTTGTGTATTCTTATAGTACATTTGTTGCCAACTTCTCCATAAACTCATTCACAGCTGGCAATTGTATTACCCTGTATGCTACAGCTCTGACccccaaaacaaagaaataaaaaggcatgTAACATACCGAAACTTCGTTAGTATCTCCATGTTCAAAATACTCCTGAATGATTGGTGTTAAGGTTTTTTCAAATGCTCTTTCATCAAGAGGTAAAACTACTGTTTCATAGACACAGTTCTCCTGTTTTAAAAGACAACAAAAGCAGATACCCTTACTATCTTTTCTTGCACCTTATGCAGCACTAATAGTATCAAAAGAGTGGTTTTTTAAATCCTTAATGCTTTGTTCTTAGTAATCAATCTGCCAAAAAACATTAGACTTGGTCTATACTATTGAAGTGTGGATGATGCTGGCTAATTGTCATACTTCTTCATATTTTGAATCTACTGTTGGCTGAATGCAACTGAAAGGCTGAATTTACTGTTAAAGAATGGCAAACACACCAAACTCTGTTCCTAGGATTCAGCTGATACCAACCACAGGAGCAGAGGTCAAGTGCCTCCATACTGAAGGGAGAATGACATaggctcctgctccagcccagcagagtTGTCTGTACCACAGCACCTTCCCCTGCAAGTGGCACTCCTGTCCCGGGCAGGAACCCTGCCTTGCTCCCTCTTCCCTGGTAATTGTGTGACCAGATAGGTGGTGCCAAGCACAAATCacagaaaagacattttcagaATATCTGTGAACAAAGGCATTCCCTGAGAGAAAAAGAGGCACACAGCAACTGCCTCATGTATCACCTGTCCTGCAGAgttccagcagcaccagatCTCCCTGCTCTAATTCAGTTCCCTACTCTGCACCTACAGAAGCAACATTCAGAGCAATACTACAGAGCTGAACAAAAACACCTGATCAAAGAAGTTTTTCAACCAATGTTCAATGGAAAGAAACTTTTCATGATCAAGAAGTATAGTAGAAATCAAAAAACCTGTTGTTCCATCACACCAAAGTTTCACAGAATGTTCATTCTTTATTAAACTTTGTTCTACGCACTTGCCAACTCCATTTTAATGGCTATTTCTGTTTATGTGAAGTGCCACATATTAGGGAAAATTGATCCTGGAAGGTTTTGGTATTCTCATGTACCATTCTTTCAGCAGCTATGGCCACAGAAAACAGCCTCTACTCAAAGGACACCACCATTGCTCTGCTTATGTCGTACAGAACGTACTTATGGTCAGTCTTGCAATTGTATTGATCTCAGAGACTTTTGCAATGTCTGTTTGTAATCACCATTTCCCTTTCAATTACATAAAGCCCCTCTGCCCAAtaagctttgctttttttccccttcctgcagTAACATGGCTGAAAGATACAATCTTCcataacatattttaaataaatgtatatcAGCAAAATATCCAGGCTATCAACTTCATGAAGTGTTTATACCAAGCAGACAAGACATTGGGCAGGCTGAGAatacagagaagagaaaaatctatAAAGGATACTATCCCCACTAAACTCCCAACCTGAGCAAGTCTGTGCTGCATTTTTAACACAGTGTCTGTGTGCAatacagagcagcactgcaacatccacctccatgggAACCAGCAGTGGAGAACATGCGTCAGGGAAAGGGATGCCACTTACTCAGGCACAGAAAGAGGGTTTGGGAGTAAGATTTGTGAGTATTACACAGTGACTTGTGCACTAGCTGACATTTTACTAGCCAATAATCTACTATTGAGCATAAGAATGAGCATTTCAGTGTAGCCAGGCTGACATTCATGTTAACTCACAAGGCCATCAAAATCGATAAAAGGAAATAGAAACCAATACTGCAAAGAAATTATAGGCATACCTGGTCATCATCGTAATTAGGATCCTTAATATCTACTTCTTCCACATCATACACTTGACCTGGTGTTCCCCAAACTCCTTTACCACCTGCTCCACCTGGCAAAATATGGGAGA
Proteins encoded in this region:
- the PDCD4 gene encoding programmed cell death protein 4 — its product is MEIEKEHIYITPTELENLNDAPFSGDEENGGSEERKTEINGNWIPATSITEAKINAKAKRRLRKNSSRDSGRGDSVSENGETLKIGVVPTSPKGKLLDRRSRSGKGRGLPKKGGAGGKGVWGTPGQVYDVEEVDIKDPNYDDDQENCVYETVVLPLDERAFEKTLTPIIQEYFEHGDTNEVSEMLKNLNLGEMKYSVPVLAVSLALEGKASHREMTSKLISDLCGTVVSKTDVEKSFDRLLKELPELVLDSPRAPQLVGQFIARAVGDGILSSTYIDGYKGTVDCVQARAALDRATVLLSMSKGGKRIDSVWGAGGGQQSVKHLVKEIDMLLKEYLLSGDVLEAERCLQELEVPHFHHELVYEAIVLVLESTGEKTFKMILDLLKTLWKSSVITVDQMKRGYERVYCEIPDINLDVPHSYSVLERFVEECFQAGIISKPLRDLCPSRGRKRFVSEGDGGRLKLESY